One segment of Primulina tabacum isolate GXHZ01 chromosome 6, ASM2559414v2, whole genome shotgun sequence DNA contains the following:
- the LOC142549864 gene encoding uncharacterized protein LOC142549864 isoform X2: MNRKRRPTARKSRTKAKKPKFLSLRLQFPAEEVVKTRRIGETRAAGASAAGSVEVITTTSPPADSESHGLNLFPLHPGNQLQDKESAQDQENVAYFFSTTDGGATSLTDLLDDSADTPSISSHTTINNSDRYRQDDLSPSSAYGGPESRDGSAALVRNAMKNRERDSSEEKWVCYSEVVERKKIKEEEVTSSAADPRLSDDRAAIQGLSLKLDYQEILKAWSNKGPLYVDSENSQIVPNMSDDFLLLQESSYNVMGWACNEVKMGLWTVPEMGQREASVLRYKEKRRNRLFSKKIRYQVRKLNAEKRPRLKGRFVKRS; this comes from the exons ATGAACAGAAAACGACGCCCCACAGCTAGAAAGTCCAGGACTAAGGCCAAGAAACCGAAATTCCTCAGCCTCCGCCTCCAGTTCCCGGCCGAGGAAGTTGTGAAAACCAGGCGGATCGGTGAAACGCGTGCAGCGGGTGCCTCCGCCGCAGGATCGGTGGAAGTCATTACCACAACCTCTCCCCCCGCTGATAGTGAATCCCACGGGCTCAACTTATTCCCGCTGCACCCGGGGAATCAACTTCAAGACAAAGAGAGTGCCCAAGATCAAGAGAACGTCGCGTACTTCTTCTCCACCACAGACGGCGGCGCAACCTCCCTCACCGACCTTCTCGATGATTCCGCCGATACCCCCTCCATCTCATCCCACACTACAATCAACAACAGTGACAGGTACCG ACAAGATGATCTGTCCCCGTCATCGGCCTACGGCGGTCCCGAGAGCAGAGACGGGTCGGCGGCGCTTGTACGCAACGCGATGAAAAACAGAGAGCGGGACTCCAGCGAGGAGAAGTGGGTGTGCTACTCGGAGGTTGTGGAGAGGAAGAAGATAAAGGAGGAGGAGGTGACCAGCTCCGCCGCGGATCCGCGGCTGAGCGATGATCGGGCGGCGATCCAAGGGCTTTCGTTGAAGCTGGATTATCAAGAAATCTTGAAGGCATGGTCCAATAAAGGCCCGCTTTATGTGGATTCGGAGAATTCCCAGATCGTCCCCAACATGTCCGATGATTTTCTTCTCTTGCAAGAGTCATCATATAAC GTGATGGGGTGGGCATGTAACGAGGTGAAGATGGGATTGTGGACAGTGCCGGAAATGGGACAAAGGGAAGCCAGTGTGTTGAGGTACAAGGAGAAGAGGCGGAATAGGCTTTTCTCTAAGAAAATACGTTACCAAGTCCGAAAGCTCAATGCCGAGAAACGCCCTCGTCTCAAG GGTAGGTTCGTGAAGAGAAGTTGA
- the LOC142549864 gene encoding uncharacterized protein LOC142549864 isoform X1, producing the protein MNRKRRPTARKSRTKAKKPKFLSLRLQFPAEEVVKTRRIGETRAAGASAAGSVEVITTTSPPADSESHGLNLFPLHPGNQLQDKESAQDQENVAYFFSTTDGGATSLTDLLDDSADTPSISSHTTINNSDRYRQDDLSPSSAYGGPESRDGSAALVRNAMKNRERDSSEEKWVCYSEVVERKKIKEEEVTSSAADPRLSDDRAAIQGLSLKLDYQEILKAWSNKGPLYVDSENSQIVPNMSDDFLLLQESSYNQVMGWACNEVKMGLWTVPEMGQREASVLRYKEKRRNRLFSKKIRYQVRKLNAEKRPRLKGRFVKRS; encoded by the exons ATGAACAGAAAACGACGCCCCACAGCTAGAAAGTCCAGGACTAAGGCCAAGAAACCGAAATTCCTCAGCCTCCGCCTCCAGTTCCCGGCCGAGGAAGTTGTGAAAACCAGGCGGATCGGTGAAACGCGTGCAGCGGGTGCCTCCGCCGCAGGATCGGTGGAAGTCATTACCACAACCTCTCCCCCCGCTGATAGTGAATCCCACGGGCTCAACTTATTCCCGCTGCACCCGGGGAATCAACTTCAAGACAAAGAGAGTGCCCAAGATCAAGAGAACGTCGCGTACTTCTTCTCCACCACAGACGGCGGCGCAACCTCCCTCACCGACCTTCTCGATGATTCCGCCGATACCCCCTCCATCTCATCCCACACTACAATCAACAACAGTGACAGGTACCG ACAAGATGATCTGTCCCCGTCATCGGCCTACGGCGGTCCCGAGAGCAGAGACGGGTCGGCGGCGCTTGTACGCAACGCGATGAAAAACAGAGAGCGGGACTCCAGCGAGGAGAAGTGGGTGTGCTACTCGGAGGTTGTGGAGAGGAAGAAGATAAAGGAGGAGGAGGTGACCAGCTCCGCCGCGGATCCGCGGCTGAGCGATGATCGGGCGGCGATCCAAGGGCTTTCGTTGAAGCTGGATTATCAAGAAATCTTGAAGGCATGGTCCAATAAAGGCCCGCTTTATGTGGATTCGGAGAATTCCCAGATCGTCCCCAACATGTCCGATGATTTTCTTCTCTTGCAAGAGTCATCATATAAC CAGGTGATGGGGTGGGCATGTAACGAGGTGAAGATGGGATTGTGGACAGTGCCGGAAATGGGACAAAGGGAAGCCAGTGTGTTGAGGTACAAGGAGAAGAGGCGGAATAGGCTTTTCTCTAAGAAAATACGTTACCAAGTCCGAAAGCTCAATGCCGAGAAACGCCCTCGTCTCAAG GGTAGGTTCGTGAAGAGAAGTTGA
- the LOC142549864 gene encoding uncharacterized protein LOC142549864 isoform X3, which yields MNRKRRPTARKSRTKAKKPKFLSLRLQFPAEEVVKTRRIGETRAAGASAAGSVEVITTTSPPADSESHGLNLFPLHPGNQLQDKESAQDQENVAYFFSTTDGGATSLTDLLDDSADTPSISSHTTINNSDRQDDLSPSSAYGGPESRDGSAALVRNAMKNRERDSSEEKWVCYSEVVERKKIKEEEVTSSAADPRLSDDRAAIQGLSLKLDYQEILKAWSNKGPLYVDSENSQIVPNMSDDFLLLQESSYNQVMGWACNEVKMGLWTVPEMGQREASVLRYKEKRRNRLFSKKIRYQVRKLNAEKRPRLKGRFVKRS from the exons ATGAACAGAAAACGACGCCCCACAGCTAGAAAGTCCAGGACTAAGGCCAAGAAACCGAAATTCCTCAGCCTCCGCCTCCAGTTCCCGGCCGAGGAAGTTGTGAAAACCAGGCGGATCGGTGAAACGCGTGCAGCGGGTGCCTCCGCCGCAGGATCGGTGGAAGTCATTACCACAACCTCTCCCCCCGCTGATAGTGAATCCCACGGGCTCAACTTATTCCCGCTGCACCCGGGGAATCAACTTCAAGACAAAGAGAGTGCCCAAGATCAAGAGAACGTCGCGTACTTCTTCTCCACCACAGACGGCGGCGCAACCTCCCTCACCGACCTTCTCGATGATTCCGCCGATACCCCCTCCATCTCATCCCACACTACAATCAACAACAGTGACAG ACAAGATGATCTGTCCCCGTCATCGGCCTACGGCGGTCCCGAGAGCAGAGACGGGTCGGCGGCGCTTGTACGCAACGCGATGAAAAACAGAGAGCGGGACTCCAGCGAGGAGAAGTGGGTGTGCTACTCGGAGGTTGTGGAGAGGAAGAAGATAAAGGAGGAGGAGGTGACCAGCTCCGCCGCGGATCCGCGGCTGAGCGATGATCGGGCGGCGATCCAAGGGCTTTCGTTGAAGCTGGATTATCAAGAAATCTTGAAGGCATGGTCCAATAAAGGCCCGCTTTATGTGGATTCGGAGAATTCCCAGATCGTCCCCAACATGTCCGATGATTTTCTTCTCTTGCAAGAGTCATCATATAAC CAGGTGATGGGGTGGGCATGTAACGAGGTGAAGATGGGATTGTGGACAGTGCCGGAAATGGGACAAAGGGAAGCCAGTGTGTTGAGGTACAAGGAGAAGAGGCGGAATAGGCTTTTCTCTAAGAAAATACGTTACCAAGTCCGAAAGCTCAATGCCGAGAAACGCCCTCGTCTCAAG GGTAGGTTCGTGAAGAGAAGTTGA